In Stegostoma tigrinum isolate sSteTig4 chromosome 7, sSteTig4.hap1, whole genome shotgun sequence, one genomic interval encodes:
- the LOC125453968 gene encoding gamma-crystallin S-1-like, translating into MAGMLRTYIFSQIIFYGDRNFQGRHYECSSDCADLTPYFSRCNSIRVESDWWVLYEKPNYMGYQYALTRGEYPDYQRWMGFNDCVRSCRSYPYYRGGSYRMKIYEMPDFGGQMMEFTDDCPSVYDRFRYRDIHSCHVMDGYWIFYEHPSYRGRQYFLRPGEYRRYTDWGGYSSAVGSFRRLGHF; encoded by the exons ATGGCGGGCATGcttagg ACTTATATCTTTTCACAGATTATCTTTTATGGGGACAGGAACTTCCAGGGTCGGCACTATGAGTgcagcagtgactgtgctgaCCTGACCCCTTACTTCAGCCGCTGTAACTCCATCCGTGTTGAGAGTGACTGGTGGGTGCTGTATGAGAAACCCAATTACATGGGATACCAGTATGCTCTGACCAGGGGAGAATATCCTGACTACCAACGCTGGATGGGATTCAATGACTGTGTCCGGTCATGCCGTTCCTATCCATAC TACCGAGGAGGGTCCTACAGAATGAAGATTTACGAGATGCCTGACTTTGGaggacagatgatggaattcacAGATGACTGTCCATCTGTCTACGATCGTTTCCGTTACCGTGACATCCACTCCTGCCACGTGATGGACGGTTACTGGATCTTCTATGAACATCCCAGCTACAGGGGGCGGCAGTACTTCCTGAGACCCGGTGAATACAGGAGATACACTGACTGGGGAGGCTACAGCTCAGCTGTTGGATCTTTCAGGCGCTTGGGGCATTTCTAG
- the LOC125454123 gene encoding gamma-crystallin S-1-like: protein MGKIIFYEDRNFQGRHYECSSDCADLTPYFSRCNSIRVESDWWVLYEKPNYMGHQYVLTRGDYPDYQRWMGFNDCVRSCRSYPYYRGGSYRVRIYERPDFGGQMMEFMDDCPSVYDHFRYHDIHSCHVMDGYWIFYEHPNYRGRQYFLRPGEYRRYTDWGSYSSAVGSFRRMRDF from the exons ATGGGAAAG ATTATCTTTTACGAGGACAGGAACTTCCAGGGTCGGCACTATGAGTGCAGCAGTGACTGTGCCGACCTGACCCCTTACTTCAGCCGCTGTAACTCCATCCGTGTTGAGAGTGACTGGTGGGTGCTGTATGAGAAACCCAATTACATGGGACACCAGTATGTTCTGACCAGGGGAGACTATCCTGACTATCAGCGCTGGATGGGATTCAATGACTGTGTCAGGTCATGTCGCTCCTACCCTTAT TACCGTGGAGGCTCCTACAGAGTGAGGATTTACGAGAGGCCTGACTTTGgagggcagatgatggaattcatGGATGACTGTCCATCTGTCTACGATCATTTCCGTTACCATGACATCCACTCCTGCCATGTGATGGATGGCTACTGGATCTTCTACGAACATCCCAACTACAGAGGGCGGCAGTACTTCCTGAGACCCGGTGAATACAGGAGATACACTGACTGGGGAAGCTACAGCTCAGCTGTCGGATCTTTCAGGCGAATGAGAGATTTCTAA
- the LOC125454125 gene encoding gamma-crystallin S-1-like: MGKIIFYEDRNFQGRHYECSSDCADLTPYFSRCNSIRVESDWWVLYEKPNYMGYQYVLTRGDYPDYQRWMGFNDCVRSCRFYPYYRGGSYRMRIYERPDFGGQMMEFTDDCPSVYDHFRYHDIHSCHVMDGYWIFYEHPSYRGRQYFLRPGEYRRYTDWGATCSTIGSFRRMRDF, from the exons ATGGGAAAG ATCATCTTTTACGAGGACAGGAACTTCCAGGGTCGGCACTATGAGTGCAGCAGTGACTGTGCCGACCTGACCCCTTACTTCAGCCGCTGTAACTCCATCCGTGTTGAGAGTGACTGGTGGGTGCTGTATGAGAAACCCAATTACATGGGATACCAGTATGTTCTGACCAGGGGAGACTATCCTGACTACCAGCGCTGGATGGGATTCAATGACTGTGTCAGGTCATGTCGCTTCTACCCATAT TACCGAGGAGGGTCCTACAGAATGAGGATTTACGAGAGGCCTGACTTTGGaggacagatgatggaattcacAGATGACTGTCCATCTGTCTACGATCATTTCCGTTACCATGACATCCACTCCTGCCACGTGATGGACGGTTACTGGATCTTCTATGAACATCCCAGCTACAGAGGGCGACAGTACTTCCTGAGACCCGGTGAATACAGGAGATACACTGACTGGGGAGCGACCTGTTCAACTATTGGATCATTCAGGCGCATGAGAGATTTCTAA